One Oncorhynchus kisutch isolate 150728-3 linkage group LG11, Okis_V2, whole genome shotgun sequence genomic region harbors:
- the LOC109899762 gene encoding protein ZNF365-like isoform X1, with the protein MTSSCKYSFQVVGEMQAKVCARRTSLVTENGQACGASADSQLPFRCPRCGERERFNSLASLRDHLEYSHSYYHTMHELSLPTRRGHSHPERVLHVRSLSDTREVTSCIERCRTHSVGTQAAEEIQTEEEARKDDLKFHKSSPGTDHIPFPFDNPPDPGSKPEAVSPEWSVCAGEVSVRRRLAKVLLAADSTMQRRLHRVSTELAQTDTELLCERAHSQHLAQERQEVQERERALSHQVDMAVMVIATLKEQLNESEYELERREQEVITIQNFLEAAAQHEICGKVRIQRFIENLLKRIALAERLLEYYQSSPSPPTYTDYMHQTAENGPHRITKSRSAGYQLSQSCPQEGRMHPSQLGRAFPKGPSERVGNSGYFRPDRRDEAWTQRRRSAGFED; encoded by the exons ATGACATCATCATGCAAATACAG CTTCCAGGTTGTAGGTGAAATGCAGGCGAAGGTATGCGCCAGGAGGACCTCTCTCGTCACTGAGAATGGGCAGGCTTGTGGGGCATCTGCGGACTCCCAGCTCCCATTTAGGTGCCCTCGGTGTGGGGAGCGTGAGAGGTTCAATAGCCTGGCCTCCTTGAGAGACCACCTGGAATACAGCCACAGCTACTACCACACCATGCACGAGCTGAGCCTCCCGACCCGCAGGGGGCACTCTCACCCAGAGAGAGTCCTGCATGTGCGTTCCCTGAGTGACACACGAGAGGTCACTAGCTGCATAGAGAGGTGTCGTACGCATAGTGTGGGGACGCAGGCAGCGGAGGAGATACAAACTGAAGAAGAGGCCCGTAAAGATGATTTAAAATTCCACAAGTCCAGCCCTGGGACAGATCATATCCCATTTCCATTTGACAACCCTCCAGACCCAGGCAGCAAGCCTGAGGCGGTGTCCCCAGAGTGGAGTGTCTGTGCTGGGGAGGTGTCGGTCAGGCGCAGGCTTGCCAAGGTCCTGCTGGCAGCGGACAGCACCATGCAGAGGAGGCTGCACAGGGTCAGCACGGAGCTGGCCCAGACGGACACAGAGCTGCTGTGTGAGCGTGCCCACTCCCAGCACCTGGCCCAGGAGAGGCAGGAGGTTCAGGAGCGGGAGAGGGCGCTAAGCCACCAGGTGGACATGGCCGTGATGGTGATCGCCACACTAAAGGAGCAGCTGAACGAGTCAGAGTACgagctggagaggagagaaca AGAAGTCATCACCATTCAGAATTTTCTGGAGGCTGCAGCCCAGCATGAGATATGTGGTAAAGTTCGGATCCAACGTTTCATTGAGAACCTGCTCAAACGCATCGCCCTGGCTGAGAGGCTACTGGAGTACTATCAGAGCTCACCCAGTCCACCAACCTACACCGATTACATG CACCAGACAGCTGAAAATGGACCTCATAGAATAACCAAAAGCAG GTCAGCAGGTTATCAGCTGTCACAGTCCTGTCCCCAGGAGGGTAGAATGCACCCCTCCCAGTTAGGACGGGCGTTCCCCAAAGGCCCTAGTGAGAGAGTGGGTAACTCTGGCTACTTCAGACCTGACCGCAGGGATGAAGCCTGGACCCAGCGCCGCAGATCAGCTGGATTTGAGGACTAG
- the LOC109899762 gene encoding protein ZNF365-like isoform X2 encodes MQAKVCARRTSLVTENGQACGASADSQLPFRCPRCGERERFNSLASLRDHLEYSHSYYHTMHELSLPTRRGHSHPERVLHVRSLSDTREVTSCIERCRTHSVGTQAAEEIQTEEEARKDDLKFHKSSPGTDHIPFPFDNPPDPGSKPEAVSPEWSVCAGEVSVRRRLAKVLLAADSTMQRRLHRVSTELAQTDTELLCERAHSQHLAQERQEVQERERALSHQVDMAVMVIATLKEQLNESEYELERREQEVITIQNFLEAAAQHEICGKVRIQRFIENLLKRIALAERLLEYYQSSPSPPTYTDYMHQTAENGPHRITKSRSAGYQLSQSCPQEGRMHPSQLGRAFPKGPSERVGNSGYFRPDRRDEAWTQRRRSAGFED; translated from the exons ATGCAGGCGAAGGTATGCGCCAGGAGGACCTCTCTCGTCACTGAGAATGGGCAGGCTTGTGGGGCATCTGCGGACTCCCAGCTCCCATTTAGGTGCCCTCGGTGTGGGGAGCGTGAGAGGTTCAATAGCCTGGCCTCCTTGAGAGACCACCTGGAATACAGCCACAGCTACTACCACACCATGCACGAGCTGAGCCTCCCGACCCGCAGGGGGCACTCTCACCCAGAGAGAGTCCTGCATGTGCGTTCCCTGAGTGACACACGAGAGGTCACTAGCTGCATAGAGAGGTGTCGTACGCATAGTGTGGGGACGCAGGCAGCGGAGGAGATACAAACTGAAGAAGAGGCCCGTAAAGATGATTTAAAATTCCACAAGTCCAGCCCTGGGACAGATCATATCCCATTTCCATTTGACAACCCTCCAGACCCAGGCAGCAAGCCTGAGGCGGTGTCCCCAGAGTGGAGTGTCTGTGCTGGGGAGGTGTCGGTCAGGCGCAGGCTTGCCAAGGTCCTGCTGGCAGCGGACAGCACCATGCAGAGGAGGCTGCACAGGGTCAGCACGGAGCTGGCCCAGACGGACACAGAGCTGCTGTGTGAGCGTGCCCACTCCCAGCACCTGGCCCAGGAGAGGCAGGAGGTTCAGGAGCGGGAGAGGGCGCTAAGCCACCAGGTGGACATGGCCGTGATGGTGATCGCCACACTAAAGGAGCAGCTGAACGAGTCAGAGTACgagctggagaggagagaaca AGAAGTCATCACCATTCAGAATTTTCTGGAGGCTGCAGCCCAGCATGAGATATGTGGTAAAGTTCGGATCCAACGTTTCATTGAGAACCTGCTCAAACGCATCGCCCTGGCTGAGAGGCTACTGGAGTACTATCAGAGCTCACCCAGTCCACCAACCTACACCGATTACATG CACCAGACAGCTGAAAATGGACCTCATAGAATAACCAAAAGCAG GTCAGCAGGTTATCAGCTGTCACAGTCCTGTCCCCAGGAGGGTAGAATGCACCCCTCCCAGTTAGGACGGGCGTTCCCCAAAGGCCCTAGTGAGAGAGTGGGTAACTCTGGCTACTTCAGACCTGACCGCAGGGATGAAGCCTGGACCCAGCGCCGCAGATCAGCTGGATTTGAGGACTAG